From Streptomyces sp. GSL17-111, one genomic window encodes:
- a CDS encoding extensin family protein, which translates to MREDERAKGLDRRLFLGGVGAAAAGAVVAGATGGSAWAAEDPGFEALPREMQAPEGDVSAQALRTFSRIDGTPVYYWRGNRGNTVLRDWRCTQGFYDRLVVWIRDLRDLSSDGGFGGVKFLVSAGFYVNKSGQHGAGTAMDLDLVRWNGGRQSSMLDGHHAASDRTLRRRYLAVDATCRRRFRYVLDGWYNAAHRDHIHADFGGLPTLCQKGSSSDTKFVQAMCNNFMGSGLAVDGIWGPNTNNAFGQAKNRLGISGNPHSDLDAWRNMLARVARHGFRDEAF; encoded by the coding sequence ATGCGGGAAGACGAGCGGGCGAAGGGGCTGGACCGGCGGCTGTTCCTCGGCGGGGTCGGGGCCGCGGCGGCGGGGGCGGTCGTGGCGGGGGCCACGGGCGGGAGCGCCTGGGCGGCGGAGGACCCGGGGTTCGAGGCGCTGCCCCGGGAGATGCAGGCGCCGGAGGGTGACGTCTCGGCGCAGGCGCTGCGGACCTTCAGCCGGATCGACGGCACGCCGGTGTACTACTGGCGGGGGAACAGAGGCAACACGGTCCTGCGCGACTGGCGTTGCACGCAGGGGTTCTACGACCGGCTGGTGGTGTGGATACGCGATCTGCGGGACCTGTCGTCGGACGGCGGGTTCGGCGGCGTCAAGTTCCTCGTCTCGGCCGGGTTCTACGTCAACAAGTCGGGCCAGCACGGCGCCGGCACGGCGATGGACCTGGACCTGGTGCGGTGGAACGGCGGACGGCAGTCCTCGATGCTGGACGGTCACCACGCCGCGTCGGACCGCACCCTGCGCCGCCGCTACCTGGCGGTGGACGCCACCTGCCGCCGCCGGTTCCGGTACGTGCTCGACGGCTGGTACAACGCGGCCCACCGCGACCACATCCACGCCGACTTCGGCGGGCTGCCCACGCTGTGCCAGAAGGGCAGCTCCAGCGACACCAAGTTCGTCCAGGCGATGTGCAACAACTTCATGGGCTCCGGCCTGGCCGTGGACGGCATCTGGGGGCCGAACACCAACAACGCCTTCGGCCAGGCCAAGAACCGCCTCGGCATCAGCGGCAACCCGCACTCGGACCTCGACGCGTGGCGGAACATGCTGGCGCGCGTCGCCCGGCACGGGTTCCGCGACGAGGCCTTCTGA
- a CDS encoding AfsR/SARP family transcriptional regulator gives MRFGILGPVEARCDGVRIDLRPGRERSLLALLVLNAGRLLTADHVVTLLWEEPPETARAQVYNLVSGLRRRLHHPAPGRPAGTDVLVTADGGYRLEPARHHTDLAAFRSAAAQGRYAAESGARHRAAELLTQALGHWRGEALSGCAAPFAAAARQALEDERWSTVEALLDVHLGLGRYERVLADVGPWLEQQPYREDLYRRQMLALAAQGRRADALASYRRAYRRLGEDLGVEPGPALRDLHEQLLRGAAPTLPDRTEGTVRTDGAARARPSARRSGATADPARLPGPRPAGATSAGKPSAPGPAVGEPSAGEPPRPRPVPRQLPPPPARLYGRDALLRELRDALAPPSDHPTALPAARTPGAPVVVLTGPGGVGKTALALHTAHRLSARFPDGQLYADLRGSHSSPADPPETAARFLRALGVDGQDVPADADERVADLRSRLAGRSVLLLLDDVRDETQLRPLLPADGGCAVLATSRNRLTGLTALADARVLGVGTLTPADAAALLAGLVGAERAGADRTATAEVARLCGHLPLALRIAGARLAARPDWTVAGFRDRLAQQHHRLDQLAAGDLDVRAGIALSYRSLSPGLRTALRRLALLESHSVPGWVVGTLAGRPSEPWLHDQLVERNLLETCGRDQAGQPRYQLHALVRDFARERTLAEDTGEERDAAVERVLRAWLALASEAAGRLGHGGVLDPVAPAPGAPPDAADAARRHPERWFAAEQANLLNAALHACRLRLPELAGDLALQLSGYLVIRFYEAEREAVVRAAIASWGERPTADRRLSRLHFALCWTLYQQDRYAELTVAAERGLRVARDLGDPEVVADAAWQLGRATALRGRLTEAAAYYRRTVQDAEHLGLSARAHVYALTGLANVLADLGEPAEAVRSYEQALARHPGADRTRVVMLLRCAEAHSDAGEGARALELLTAAAAIVRAIGDDVGAAHVERGRALVDLAHGRWHDARDRLTGVLSTLRTQRETSGEAGVLRSLGDAALGAGQWDDARHHLDDALALHTRMDLPVEIARTRARLAVALRLAGDPSPAHRHADACRAILLRHALGPACLRLPAHVRRLLPPADATT, from the coding sequence GTGCGGTTCGGAATACTGGGCCCGGTCGAGGCCCGGTGCGACGGTGTGCGCATCGACCTGCGACCCGGCCGTGAACGCTCGCTGCTGGCCCTGCTCGTCCTCAACGCCGGCCGCCTCCTCACGGCCGACCACGTCGTGACGCTCCTGTGGGAGGAGCCGCCGGAGACCGCGCGCGCCCAGGTCTACAACCTCGTCAGCGGACTGCGGCGCCGCCTGCACCACCCGGCGCCCGGCCGTCCCGCCGGCACCGACGTGCTCGTCACGGCGGACGGCGGCTACCGGCTGGAGCCCGCCCGGCACCACACCGACCTGGCCGCCTTCCGGTCGGCCGCCGCCCAGGGCCGGTACGCGGCCGAGTCGGGCGCCCGGCACCGCGCCGCCGAGTTGCTGACGCAGGCACTCGGCCACTGGCGGGGCGAGGCGCTGTCCGGCTGCGCGGCACCGTTCGCCGCCGCCGCCCGGCAGGCGCTGGAGGACGAGCGCTGGAGCACCGTCGAGGCGCTGCTGGACGTCCACCTCGGGCTGGGCCGCTACGAACGCGTCCTCGCGGACGTCGGGCCCTGGCTGGAGCAGCAGCCCTACCGGGAGGACCTGTACCGGCGGCAGATGCTCGCCCTGGCGGCCCAGGGACGGCGCGCGGACGCGCTGGCCAGCTACCGGCGGGCCTACCGGCGGCTGGGCGAGGACCTTGGCGTCGAGCCCGGCCCGGCCCTGCGCGACCTGCACGAGCAGCTCCTGCGCGGCGCCGCCCCGACGCTCCCCGACCGGACGGAGGGCACGGTCCGGACCGACGGCGCGGCGCGCGCAAGGCCGTCGGCCCGCCGCAGCGGTGCGACGGCGGACCCCGCACGCCTCCCGGGCCCACGCCCGGCCGGGGCGACATCCGCCGGGAAGCCGTCCGCCCCGGGGCCCGCAGTCGGCGAGCCGTCCGCCGGGGAGCCGCCGCGCCCCCGCCCGGTGCCACGTCAACTCCCCCCTCCCCCCGCCCGCCTGTACGGCCGTGACGCCCTCCTGCGCGAGCTGCGGGACGCCCTCGCGCCCCCGTCGGACCACCCCACCGCGCTCCCCGCTGCACGCACGCCGGGCGCGCCCGTCGTCGTCCTCACCGGGCCCGGCGGGGTCGGCAAGACGGCCCTCGCGCTGCACACCGCCCACCGCCTCTCCGCCCGGTTCCCCGACGGGCAGCTCTACGCCGACCTGCGCGGCTCCCACTCCTCCCCCGCCGATCCCCCGGAGACCGCCGCCCGCTTCCTGCGCGCCCTCGGCGTCGACGGCCAGGACGTCCCCGCCGACGCGGACGAGCGCGTCGCCGACCTGCGCAGCCGGCTCGCCGGCCGCAGCGTGCTCCTCCTGCTCGACGACGTCCGCGACGAGACGCAGCTGCGGCCCCTGCTGCCCGCCGACGGCGGCTGCGCCGTGCTCGCCACCTCCCGCAACCGGCTGACCGGCCTCACCGCCCTGGCCGACGCGCGGGTCCTCGGCGTCGGCACCCTCACGCCCGCCGACGCCGCCGCCCTCCTCGCCGGCCTCGTCGGCGCCGAACGCGCGGGGGCCGACCGGACGGCCACCGCCGAGGTCGCCCGGCTCTGCGGCCACCTCCCGCTGGCCCTGCGCATCGCGGGGGCCCGGCTCGCGGCCCGTCCCGACTGGACGGTGGCGGGCTTCCGGGACCGGCTCGCCCAGCAGCACCACCGGCTCGACCAGCTCGCCGCCGGTGACCTCGACGTCCGCGCGGGCATCGCCCTCAGCTACCGCTCCCTGAGCCCCGGCCTGCGCACGGCCCTGCGCCGTCTGGCGCTCCTGGAGTCCCACAGCGTGCCCGGCTGGGTCGTCGGGACGCTGGCCGGACGGCCGTCCGAACCGTGGCTCCACGACCAGCTCGTCGAGCGCAACCTGCTGGAGACCTGCGGGCGCGACCAGGCCGGGCAGCCGCGCTACCAACTGCACGCCCTCGTCCGCGACTTCGCGCGCGAACGCACCCTCGCCGAGGACACCGGGGAGGAGCGGGACGCCGCCGTCGAGCGCGTCCTGCGCGCCTGGCTCGCCCTCGCCTCCGAGGCGGCCGGACGCCTCGGCCACGGCGGCGTCCTCGACCCCGTCGCCCCGGCCCCGGGCGCACCGCCGGACGCCGCCGACGCCGCCCGCCGCCATCCGGAACGCTGGTTCGCCGCCGAGCAGGCCAACCTGTTGAACGCGGCCCTGCACGCCTGCCGCCTCCGCCTTCCCGAGCTGGCCGGCGACCTCGCGCTCCAGCTGAGCGGGTACCTCGTCATCCGCTTCTACGAGGCCGAGCGGGAGGCCGTCGTCCGGGCCGCCATCGCGAGCTGGGGCGAGCGTCCCACCGCCGACCGCCGGCTCTCCCGGCTCCACTTCGCCCTGTGCTGGACCCTCTACCAGCAGGACCGCTACGCCGAACTCACCGTCGCCGCCGAACGCGGCCTGCGCGTCGCCCGCGACCTCGGCGACCCGGAGGTCGTCGCCGACGCCGCCTGGCAGCTCGGCCGCGCCACCGCCCTGCGCGGCCGGCTCACCGAGGCCGCCGCGTACTACCGGCGCACCGTCCAGGACGCCGAACACCTCGGGCTCTCCGCCCGCGCCCACGTCTACGCCCTCACCGGCCTCGCCAACGTGCTGGCCGACCTGGGCGAGCCGGCCGAGGCCGTCCGGAGCTACGAGCAGGCCCTGGCGCGCCACCCCGGGGCCGACCGCACGCGTGTCGTGATGCTGCTGCGCTGCGCCGAGGCGCACAGCGACGCCGGTGAGGGGGCCCGCGCCCTGGAGCTCCTGACGGCCGCCGCCGCCATCGTCCGCGCGATCGGGGACGACGTCGGCGCTGCCCACGTCGAACGCGGCCGGGCCCTCGTCGACCTCGCCCACGGCCGCTGGCACGACGCCCGCGACCGCCTGACCGGCGTCCTGTCCACGCTGCGCACCCAGCGCGAGACCTCCGGCGAGGCGGGCGTCCTGCGCAGCCTCGGCGACGCCGCCCTCGGCGCCGGACAGTGGGACGACGCCCGGCACCACCTCGACGACGCGCTCGCCCTCCACACCCGCATGGACCTGCCCGTCGAGATCGCCCGCACCCGCGCCCGACTCGCCGTCGCTCTCCGCCTCGCGGGCGATCCGTCACCGGCGCACCGGCACGCCGACGCGTGCCGGGCCATCCTGCTCCGCCACGCACTCGGCCCGGCCTGTCTGCGACTGCCCGCCCACGTCCGCCGGCTGCTGCCACCGGCGGACGCGACGACGTGA